A single window of Magnetococcus marinus MC-1 DNA harbors:
- a CDS encoding YebC/PmpR family DNA-binding transcriptional regulator — MAGHSKWANIKHRKGAQDAKRGKIFTRLIKEITVSARMGGGDAATNPRLRSAITAARAQNLPKDTMDKAIKRGTGELEGVNYEEVRFEGYGPGGVAIIVDCLTDNNNRTVADVRHIFNKYGGNMGTHGCVAFMFDKKGQIMFDAEGINEDAIIEAALEAGAEDVVHEGDSFEVLTDPNDFSDVLEALATAGFATPSEAEVVMRPQNLQQLDEQQASTMLKLYEKLEENEDVQNIYANFDISDEIMETLSA, encoded by the coding sequence ATGGCAGGGCATAGTAAATGGGCCAATATCAAACACCGTAAAGGCGCCCAAGACGCTAAGCGCGGTAAAATTTTTACCCGCTTGATCAAAGAGATTACCGTTTCAGCCCGCATGGGCGGCGGGGATGCCGCTACCAACCCCCGGCTGCGCAGTGCCATCACGGCGGCACGGGCCCAAAACCTACCCAAAGATACCATGGACAAGGCCATCAAGCGGGGCACAGGTGAGTTAGAGGGCGTCAATTATGAAGAGGTCCGTTTTGAAGGGTACGGCCCAGGCGGTGTTGCCATTATTGTGGATTGTCTAACCGATAACAATAACCGCACGGTTGCCGATGTACGCCACATCTTCAATAAATATGGCGGCAACATGGGCACCCATGGCTGTGTGGCCTTTATGTTTGATAAAAAAGGCCAAATTATGTTTGATGCCGAGGGTATCAACGAAGATGCCATAATCGAAGCGGCGTTAGAAGCTGGAGCTGAAGATGTGGTCCATGAAGGGGATAGTTTTGAGGTCCTCACTGACCCCAACGATTTCTCGGATGTGTTGGAAGCCCTAGCGACTGCTGGCTTTGCCACCCCCAGCGAGGCCGAAGTGGTCATGCGCCCGCAAAACCTCCAGCAATTAGATGAGCAACAGGCCAGCACCATGCTGAAACTTTATGAAAAGTTGGAAGAGAATGAAGATGTGCAAAACATCTACGCCAACTTTGACATATCCGATGAGATTATGGAGACACTCTCCGCATGA